In Flavobacterium hankyongi, the genomic window CCGGATGTCCTCCAAATGTTGTGATATGTCCTAATTTTGGGTCATGGCTAAGTAAATCCATATATTCAGATTTTGCCATAAAAGCACCAACAGGCATTCCGCCGCCCATACCTTTACCCATGACTACAATATCAGGGACAACATCGTAATTTTGAAAACCAAATAACTTCCCTGTCCGACCAAAACCTGGTTGAATTTCATCAAGTATCATTAAGGCTCCAACTTCTTCACAACGTTTTTTAACTTTTTGTAAAAAATTATCATGAGGCTGAATAAAACCAGCACCACCTTGAATTGTTTCTAATATTATACCAGCTGTTTTTGTGGTTATTTTTTGTAAGTCTTCTTCGTTGTTGAAAGTGATAAAATCGACATCAGGAATTAACGGACGGAAAATTTGTTTGCGTTCCTCAAAACCCATAACACTCATAGAACCCATTGTATTCCCATGGTAAGCGTTAAAACATGAAATTAACTGACTTCTTCCAGTTACACGACGTGCTAGTTTTAAAGCGCCTTCGGTAGCTTCGGTACCAGAATTTACTAAATATACTTTCTCTAATGGAGCAGGAGTATTTTCGGCTAATAATTTACATAATTGTACAGACGGATCTTGAGCATATTCGCCATACACCATCACATGAGTATATTTATCCAGCTGATTTACAATGGCTTCACGAACTCTTGGATGTTGGTGTCCTAATGTACATGCTGAAACACCTGCAACAAAATCCAAATAAGCTTTTCCGTTAGTATCGTAAATATAGGAACCTTTTGCATGTGAAACTTCCATTCCTAAAGGGTATGGTGAAGTTTGTGCTTGATATTTATAGAAATCTTTTAACATTTGTTTAAGTATCGATTTGATTATTTGAAAACAAATAAAATTGATTAGGATATTATTTTTTGACTTTCGACGACTTTGGCCTTTGTACTTTGGCTTTTGTACTTTCGACTTTTTTAGGTTTGTCGTACTCCAATGTTTCCTTAGTCGCTTCCATTGGAAGATCTGGTTCAAGTAATTTTTTCTTGGCTTCTTCTTGAACTTTAGCGTCTATTTCTAGTTCTTCTTTGGGAAAAATATCAGCTAATGAAAGAATTTGTTCATCACCTCTCCAAATAAATCCTTTTAATAGTCGTGCATTTTCAGGAAGTTCATTTTCAGGATAAATGTTTCCATCAACATTAGTGAAAAATGTTATGGTTTCAATTGTATTTCCTTCCAAAATCATATTGATTTTGCTACTTACATTTTTATTAATTCCTATTAGTTCCTGCTTGTCATTTCGCATGTAATAGATAACCTCTGTATTTTTAACCACGTCAACTTCATGAAGTTTGTTGTCTTTAAATTTCCCGTACAGATTTTGTCCTTTCACTTGATTATATCCTGTTCCAACTGTATCTTTTGAAACAATAAATGCATTGTTTAGTACTTTCAAGGAATCTATTCGTTCTGATTTTGCATCAGAAATTAAATGCATTAAATCTCCTGTCATTTGGTTTTTACCGTTCCAAAAAATAGGTTTTCCAATCATTTGTGTCAGACCTTTTTTCTGATCATAATGAATAGAATCACATTTACCGCTCATATCTTTTTTGTAAAAACGAGCGTTGTTGTATCCTTTAATGATTCTTTCTGTAGGTTTTCCTGTTACTACTAATTTTTTAGCATGAAAATAAACAGAGTCTTTTTCGAAAAGAGTAGTTACCAATGCTTTTTTAGTAATAAACATGGAATCTTTTTTCTTGTAAACCTCTGCATAATGGCCTTTAACTACAAAGTTGTTTATAGTATCTGTAATTTTTACATTGTTTTTCGCTTTAGCAAAATCTTGTTTTCGGTCATAATAAATATCATCACCTTCTATGAGTCGGTCTTTATAAACTATTTTGGATCCTTTCTGGAGTTTTCCTTCATCCTTTTTAGTATCATAAAATCCTTTTGTTGTATGAATGGTATTGCTGCTTGAAGTAATGGTGGATGGCCCAAAAACATAGGCATGTCCTGAGTTTGTGTAATAATCTAAATGATTAGTTTTAATTGTCTGTCTAGGATTAGTAACTGTTACAGCCGTTTGGAACTGAAACTTTTTTTGTGATAAGTAATATTTACCTGATTTACTAGTCAAAGTATTTTCTGGATCAGTTATAGTTCCTTGAGAATTATAATAAGCCAGTTGAGAATTACGATCAAAATTAATAGTGTCAGTCACCAAAGTCATTTTTGGATCACGCATCACTACATTTCCTGTGGCGTATGCAAACTTTGTATTTCCGTTATATTCTGCATATTTACTGGTCATTGTAAGCGTATCACCTTGAACCATATTAACATTTCCAAAAGCTTTAACAAAATTTGCTTTAGTAAAATGATAGGCTTTGTTACAAGTCATACGAACTCCTTCGTGAATGATGCGCACATTTCCAGTAAGAACAATTGCTCCTGGGACTTCACTTTCTGAAATATCAAAAAAATCTGAGTTTTCTATGATAACTTGTTTACTGTCTTTAGGAGCAGGTTGTGTTTGTGACCAAATTGGCGACAAACTAAAGAGTAGAGCAATACAAGTAAGTTTAATATATAGTGTATTCAATGAATAGTATTTTTTGTCAAAATTAAATAAAATACGACAACCAAGAATTTTATTAAGAATAATTTATAAAACCTATGCGGATTATTCGATTACAATTTCTTTTAGTTTTTTTCTGTAGGCTTCTAGAATAGCTATTTTTGATAGAAAACCATAAAATTTGCCGAATTTTATAACGGGTAAAATTGATTTTTGTGAAGTTTCAAATTTTTGCATAATGCTTTCTATGCTTTCATCAAAATCAATGCTTACATCTGGCAATTCTACAACATCTTTTATCGGAGTATATTTTACTTGGAACGAATTAAAAATTATTGGTCTGATTTTTTCAAAATCAATAAGTCCTATTAACGCAGCATTTTCATCAATTACTGGATAAATAGTTTGTTTTTTTGATGAAAGTAATTCAACTAAATTTTCTAAGTTGCTTTGAAGAGTAATTGTTTGTATATCAGTATCAATTAAATTTAAAGAGTTAATGCTTTGCAGAATGTTTAAATCTTTATTGCTCGTAAAAACGTCTCCTTTATCTGCTAATGCCTTAACATCCATTGAATGTTTTTCAAATCTTTTAGACACTGCAAAACTTACTGAAGAAACAATCATTAAAGGAATCATTAAATTATAACCACCAGTAATTTCTCCAATTAAAAATATAGCAGTTAATGGAGCATGAAATAATCCGCTAAGTATGCCAGCCATCCCTACAATTGTGAAGTTTACAACAGGAAGACTTGATGATATGCCTAATAATTCTATTGATTTAGATACGAAAAAACCTAAATAAGAGCCTACAAATAAAGATGGAGCAAAATTACCTCCGTTACCGCCACTTCCTAAAGTAATTCCAGTAGCAACAGATTTTACCAATGCAATAACACCTATGAAAATAAGTAATATCCATTCGTTGGACATATATTTTTCAAGTAAAGTATTTTCTAATAAACTTTCAGGGTTTGAAGAAGATAATGTTTTGATACTCTCATATCCTTCGCCAAATAATGTAGGAAATAAAAAGATTAATCCTGCTAACATTGTAGCACCAAAAATGGCTTTGCGGTACGGTTTTTTACTAAAGTGATTAAAGTAATGCTCTACTTTTCTAAATGTTCGCGCATGGTGCACTGAAACAAATCCTGCTAAAAGACCTAATAAAATATAGTATGGTGTATTGTGAAAGTCGAAATTTTGTTCTCCTTTAAAGTTTAATAAAATGTCATCACTTAATATCATTTGAGATACTAAAGATCCTGTTGCCGCCGAAATCATGATTGGAATAAAGGCGGAAATAGTCACATCAGTCAATACAACTTCTATTGCAAATAAAACCCCAGCGATTGGAGCATTAAATGCTGCTCCAATACCAGCAGAAACACCACAGGCAAGTAGTAAAATTCTATCTTTTTGAGAGAGTTTATATTTTTGAGCAAAATTAGAACCAAACGCGGCACCCGTAATTACAATGGGACTTTCAAGTCCTGCCGATCCTCCTAAACCAACTGTTAATGAACTAGTAAGAATTTGTGCATACATTTGTTTTCGAGGTACAATTCCTCCTTTTCTGGCAACAGCGTAAAGGATGTTTGAACTTCCTTTTTCTATGCTTCCATCAAGAAAACGTTTCACTACAAAAACAGTCAATACTATTCCAATGATAGGTAAAATACTATTGGAATAAGGTAACTTTAAGTACTTGTTTATATAATTTGCCCAAAGAAATACATTATGAGCAAAGATTTTTAATACAATTACTGCCAAAGCACAAGAAATGGCAACTACCAAACAAGAAAAATAAATGAAATTTCTTTCAGATAATAATTCTTTGACTATAAAAAATAACGTTTCAAAGCGTCTTGAAAATTTTCTTAATCTTAGTTGTAGGTATGCTGATATTCTATTGGGCATTTTTTTTATTGAAGTAGTACAAATATACGTTTTATATTTTTTCTTTCAATTTAGTTGTGGGATTAATCATTAATCCAATCATCATAATGATTGCAGTAAGAACAATTACTTGTATTATTAAGGATTTATTAACTAGTTCAATTTTTTCGTTAATAGGTATTGATAAGTATAATAAAATTGTAATTAATCCTCTTGGGGCAAAAAATAGTAAAGATTTAGTTGGTAAGGAAAAGATCTTTAAAAAGATAAAGCGCACGGCAAAAATGCTTATAGTTATACCAAGCGACCAAATGAAAGTTTCAGAATTTAATAATTCTGAAGTATCAATGAGAAAACCAAAAAGAATGAAAAATAAAGATCTTATCAAGAAAGTAATTTCGTTGGTTAATTTACTAAGTTCCTTGACTTCTTTATTTAAAATTTCAGTATGAAACTTTTTGATATAAGGAATATGTTTTAATTCATCTACATTGCCAATTATCAAACCAAAGAAAAGTATAAAAATTAAAGCAGGTAAATGATATAATTTGGATACAGCGTAAATCAGAATTATGATTAGAATTATTGGAATAAATTTGACATGATTTTTTATTTTACCCAATAAATAAGTTAGAAGAAGTGTTGATGCAAAAGAAATAATAATCATCAAAAGGAACTCAAAAACAAAGTATCCGAAAGATTTTGTTCCAAAATCAGTATTTAATGCTACAAAATTGAAAAGAATGACTCCAAAAATATCAGAAAGACTACTCTCGTATGTTATAAATTCTTTTTCACTAGAAGGTATATTTTTAGCACTTGGTATAGCGATAGCGCTACTTATTACGCTAATAGGAAAAATATTGGTGAGAGCAGTTTTTAAAGGGATGTTATAGTAGTAACCCATTAAATAAGCTATTCCAAAACTAAGAACTAGTATTGGCAGTAAGGCTACAACTACAGATTTTTTTACGATATTTAGTTTAGATGAATTAAATTCCAGTTCTAATGAACCTTCTAACACAATTAAAATTAATCCTATTGTTCCAAGTATTGGTAAAACATTAGATAAATCAGGGAAATTAATTTCTAATACTATGGTGCTTTGTTTTGTTAACCAGCCTAAAAGGAGTAATATAATAACAGATGGTATTTTGGTTTTTGAAGATGTAACATCAAATAGGTAGGCAATTAATAGTAACGAACATAGTGTAATAATTATGGCGGAAGTCATATTTTTTATGATTTAGGACTTCAATGTAAAGAAAATTATTTAAAAAAGAAAGACTCAGAATTTATCTGAGTCTTATGAATTATTTTTTTATTGTTTGTTTTCTGTCAGGTCCAACAGATACAATTGTAATGGGAACTTCTACTTCTTTTTCGATAAAATCGATATATTCTTTTAATTCTGTTGGAAGTTGGTCGTATGAACTCATTCCAGTTAAATCGGCTTTCCAACCTTTAAACTCAGTATAAACAGGCGTTACATTTTCT contains:
- a CDS encoding cation:proton antiporter, with protein sequence MTSAIIITLCSLLLIAYLFDVTSSKTKIPSVIILLLLGWLTKQSTIVLEINFPDLSNVLPILGTIGLILIVLEGSLELEFNSSKLNIVKKSVVVALLPILVLSFGIAYLMGYYYNIPLKTALTNIFPISVISSAIAIPSAKNIPSSEKEFITYESSLSDIFGVILFNFVALNTDFGTKSFGYFVFEFLLMIIISFASTLLLTYLLGKIKNHVKFIPIILIIILIYAVSKLYHLPALIFILFFGLIIGNVDELKHIPYIKKFHTEILNKEVKELSKLTNEITFLIRSLFFILFGFLIDTSELLNSETFIWSLGITISIFAVRFIFLKIFSLPTKSLLFFAPRGLITILLYLSIPINEKIELVNKSLIIQVIVLTAIIMMIGLMINPTTKLKEKI
- a CDS encoding aspartate aminotransferase family protein translates to MLKDFYKYQAQTSPYPLGMEVSHAKGSYIYDTNGKAYLDFVAGVSACTLGHQHPRVREAIVNQLDKYTHVMVYGEYAQDPSVQLCKLLAENTPAPLEKVYLVNSGTEATEGALKLARRVTGRSQLISCFNAYHGNTMGSMSVMGFEERKQIFRPLIPDVDFITFNNEEDLQKITTKTAGIILETIQGGAGFIQPHDNFLQKVKKRCEEVGALMILDEIQPGFGRTGKLFGFQNYDVVPDIVVMGKGMGGGMPVGAFMAKSEYMDLLSHDPKLGHITTFGGHPVIAAACLATLQELLETDLMPQCIEKEKLFRELLIHPLIKEIRGEGLMLAAMTESPEITNKVIFKCQEKGLILFWLLFEGCAIRITPPLTLSNEEIKEGCGIIIEAMNEVMAEL
- a CDS encoding chloride channel protein; this translates as MPNRISAYLQLRLRKFSRRFETLFFIVKELLSERNFIYFSCLVVAISCALAVIVLKIFAHNVFLWANYINKYLKLPYSNSILPIIGIVLTVFVVKRFLDGSIEKGSSNILYAVARKGGIVPRKQMYAQILTSSLTVGLGGSAGLESPIVITGAAFGSNFAQKYKLSQKDRILLLACGVSAGIGAAFNAPIAGVLFAIEVVLTDVTISAFIPIMISAATGSLVSQMILSDDILLNFKGEQNFDFHNTPYYILLGLLAGFVSVHHARTFRKVEHYFNHFSKKPYRKAIFGATMLAGLIFLFPTLFGEGYESIKTLSSSNPESLLENTLLEKYMSNEWILLIFIGVIALVKSVATGITLGSGGNGGNFAPSLFVGSYLGFFVSKSIELLGISSSLPVVNFTIVGMAGILSGLFHAPLTAIFLIGEITGGYNLMIPLMIVSSVSFAVSKRFEKHSMDVKALADKGDVFTSNKDLNILQSINSLNLIDTDIQTITLQSNLENLVELLSSKKQTIYPVIDENAALIGLIDFEKIRPIIFNSFQVKYTPIKDVVELPDVSIDFDESIESIMQKFETSQKSILPVIKFGKFYGFLSKIAILEAYRKKLKEIVIE
- a CDS encoding OstA-like protein → MNTLYIKLTCIALLFSLSPIWSQTQPAPKDSKQVIIENSDFFDISESEVPGAIVLTGNVRIIHEGVRMTCNKAYHFTKANFVKAFGNVNMVQGDTLTMTSKYAEYNGNTKFAYATGNVVMRDPKMTLVTDTINFDRNSQLAYYNSQGTITDPENTLTSKSGKYYLSQKKFQFQTAVTVTNPRQTIKTNHLDYYTNSGHAYVFGPSTITSSSNTIHTTKGFYDTKKDEGKLQKGSKIVYKDRLIEGDDIYYDRKQDFAKAKNNVKITDTINNFVVKGHYAEVYKKKDSMFITKKALVTTLFEKDSVYFHAKKLVVTGKPTERIIKGYNNARFYKKDMSGKCDSIHYDQKKGLTQMIGKPIFWNGKNQMTGDLMHLISDAKSERIDSLKVLNNAFIVSKDTVGTGYNQVKGQNLYGKFKDNKLHEVDVVKNTEVIYYMRNDKQELIGINKNVSSKINMILEGNTIETITFFTNVDGNIYPENELPENARLLKGFIWRGDEQILSLADIFPKEELEIDAKVQEEAKKKLLEPDLPMEATKETLEYDKPKKVESTKAKVQRPKSSKVKK